A stretch of DNA from Odontesthes bonariensis isolate fOdoBon6 chromosome 5, fOdoBon6.hap1, whole genome shotgun sequence:
CGCTCATATATATACTTATGTAATGTCAGCAAGACTGATCTTACGCTGCCAATATTAAATAAAGTATATTTCAGCACAAAAAGTTGACACTTTCTaactttaaagtgtcctgtgaTGTTCAGACTAAAGTATTGCTATCTTATCTTCATAAAAGCTCATAATCTTTTAAAACAGCAAGACAGATGATACGGAGAAAACAAGATGTTTAAAAGATTTATAGCGATATCTAATAAACAAAGTCACCTGCTGTGAGAGGGATACACAAAAAGAGATACTGACACCAGAGCGGGATGGATATATCACAGTGGAACAAATTAAGAATTTATAAACCCAAATGCATGAAATACATCTTCTAAAAGAAGCCAACCACTTGAGCTGTCAAGGCCTAAAATTTCCTCTGCACCCCCCAACTTTCTCTGTCACAGCCTGCTCGAGATGTTCAGCTACTTTACTTGGGTAAACTAGACTGCGGGGGCGGAGCCAAAATGTCAGCGAGAACGCTGAATTATCACATTTCCACAGCAAAAGGCAGAGATTAATCTAGTTTGTATTATGTTGAGGGCCACAATGTGCTGATGGGAGAGCTCAGTTTCTGTCCTGTCGGCCTTTTTATAGGCACTGGAAACTCAGCAGtgcatgaaaaatcagaaatgcAGGGACTGCAGCAGAGAAGATGAGCCATGGAGTGTGTTGGAGTGAAAATGAGGTCGGTAGGGGTGTTTGCAGAGCTGGCATGCGTCATGCAATACCATCCAAGTAATAAACAAGTGAAAAGATTATCGTGTGTTTATTATCTGGCATGCTTACTAGCTTCCTGGCTGTCACACCACCTGACCCCCTTCCTCCAGTCTTGTCTCCCCTCTCGTTCTTTATCTCCACCCATCTCAGCTCATCTTTCTCCTCACGCAGGAGCAGCATGAACAGCATCCCTTTTGGCACCGCTGCTCCTCTCTTTTGCTTACGCTGCCACCATCTGTCAGACTGTCATCAATCAGTCGACCTTGTTAAAGCCCCCCCACCCCATGGACACTCTCCCTTGAGTCCATGTACCCCCGATATGTCAAGGGGATAATAAGTGTGTCCCCCTTGAGCTGAGCTGACCAGCCCCACCAGGAGAGCCAGTGAGAGTAATGTTGTCTGTAACTTCATAGGTATGTAAGGCAATATTTATATTAGTTATGTCTATGGATGCCAATGCAGTGTCAGATTTCCCTTCACAGCAGCTATAACGGTCCCAATGAAAAGCTTTTCAACACAACAGATCTTAGAGACAAAGGGTCAGGAACTGTGGCCTTGATACTCACTTTCATCTTTGTCCAGATAGCcagcacagaacagaacagcttgtgtaaaaacacagaaaagctACAGATTTATTCTAAATGTTTCTGCTACAACAGTTTTTTGTAACATTTTGTAAGTAAATGTTCCACATCTAGCTGTAGTCAAAACTCAAGAGGCCTGAGTTGGGGACAGAGAACCGTATTACGGCTTATCATGGATCAGAAACTGTTGTGGGATCTACATGGTGCAATCTTCCCTCAGACTGACAAACCCACTTATAGGAATGAATAAAGATGCTATGAATTATATTGTTGTGACTGGAATCAGTAAATATAGCCATgaccttcttcatccctttTCTGAAGCTTTTTGTCTGATCTCTGATCTTAGATTGACATTTTTCAAAATCCAAATAGGCTGAGCAAGCTCTGTTCCTGTAGCAATGAAGTAAACCTGGGCTGCAACTACTTGGTTATTTTCTCCACAAGTTACTAGTTTATGTTCAATCAATTGATTGATAACACTACATCACATAACTAAAAACACAAGAGCCCAATGTGACAAGTTTTTTTAGGGACGTATATCAAATTGTCAGAATGGAGTTGCTCAAACAAGATAAAGTTTAGCGTTTAGTGCTTACTAATATGCTTCAAATAATTAAGTTTTGCAGctaaagtaaataagattaacTGTGCTGCATTGTGCGACCATCAAATTTGGTCTAATTCATATAAAAATGCAGCCtaacagcaaagcaaagcagaTCTTAACCCAGCTGACTGTAATGACCGGTCCTTAAATGCAGTGACTGTGTTTCCAGATGCACTCCTGACCTAGGTTATGGTTTGATTTATGAAAACATCATGTTCTgcgtcaaaaacctgaaaaaaggtCTCGTCGTTGTTAGAAAAATAAAGATCAGACCTACGGTAAATATTCCCACAGAAACCAGCGTATAATGGGCCTGTTTATGAACATTTCCTGCTGGTAAAGATCAAATCTACACACTGAGACACTTGAATAAACTGATGCTCACAGTATTCAAGGATATGGTTAACACGCTTTGTCATGCTCCGTGTAAAAATCCCATTTTAAATTCATCAAAGTATCAAAACAGTGATATTAAAGTGCACTAAGTATCTCTGATTGGtctctgcagacagaggagcGTCTACTAAGCCAGAGGATTCATTTCTATGTGCATTGCTCCACCTGCTGTTTGTACCATGCTATACAAAAGGCAAATGTGAGGCCCAGCATTGATGGTTTAGGTTCCTGACGTTAATCTGGGTCTTTTTTATTGCATAACTGACTGTTTTAAACTCAtctttgtaaagaaaaaagcaacacgAGGAAAGTGTAACCTTATTTTTGGTCATTTATGTCTCTTTTAGCCTTATATGCATATGTATTTTATAAATCTGATGTCTGCCCTGATGCGCCTGCacttctttagtctaactgagagtttttgcttttcttgtttttgtggTGATGAGACGCTCAAGAAGGACAGCCCAGGATATCAGTGTAAATACAGAGGTTAGGGTTGCAAAGAGCCCATGTTTGGGCATTTGTCACCCAAACATCCCGAGTTCAATTGGCATCAGGAAAATTAGCTCAAACACACGGACACAGCTATGAAAAACTCTTCAGTTACAGGGGGAGCGCAGAGTCCTGGAAACTTTGTCGCTCCCACAGAATTACATGAGTTTCAAAGAGAAGGTTAGTCACAGCGAATaatatttagtttctttttatttcactaCACTTTGTGAGCAGTAAACCAACTGATTATACAGGATGCTTTTCAAAGCATGGTCAAAAATGGTATAAGAGCTGGAAAGAAAGAATAACCCCAACAAGCTATTGCTGAGTTACAAAGCTCCAATAGACTGGAGCGGGAAAATGgtgaaaaacatgaaaagtgTGATgggaaggaggaggggggaggaggggcaggaggaagaggagggtgcAGGAGATGGAAGGaggggaaagaagagaagaCAAAAGATTCATTTAACTAAAGCAGTTGTGGACGACAGCAAAAGTTGTGAGTACGAGTTGATTATTTTTCACCTGATTTTTTGCACATTCTGTAGGTGATACACACAGGAACACATGCACATGAAGATAACTTACAACCAAAGATACTGACTGAAGGATATCTCCGACTGATCAGATGTACAGGCGAGATTTACGAGAACGTTTGGCCGATTCCACTTCTGAACAGACATGTTAGTGATGTAATGTGTGGTTAGCTGCACTGTTAAGCAAGTACAAGCAGAGGAAGACATGGCACTcctaaaacaaatcaaagcagACATGCACCAGCTAAACAGGACAATGCTCGGGTTTCAGATGAGTAATTGCAAATTATGACTCTGGAATTAGCGCTAGTGAAAACTGGACTAGGAAAAAAAGACTCCACGCTCAGATTGGTTAGTGGTGATTGTATAGTTGGAAAGCAGTGACATGTTCTCTGAAAAGAAAGCTGGGAAAGAATGTGCGACTGCAGGagaggaggggtggaggggcGCTCAAACGGGGCACAAAAAACAAATTCTTTTGAGAGGACTCACATTTTGGACTCCAAAGTTACTCTGACACATCACAAGAGGAATGATGCAGGGCGGGAGATGAGGGAGGGAAGGAAGAAAGAAATCAAGGAGTGaggcaaagaagaaaaacatttccAGAGGTGAGGTGTTTTCTTTAGTTGCTCCACTGCTACTTTATCAAGCTGTTTACAAGCTGTCCAATAAATACTAGATCAAATAAATGTAGGAAAATGACATCAGGCACTCTTTTATAGCGATGATAACTTCCCTAAACATGGCACTCTGCAGCACATCTGTGTTCTTAGCTGAAGCAAAACTTTAAGGAAAACATTACAGTGACCAGGAATGTGGGGAGCATTTACATGCAAGGTGATTAAAGGAAACATAAACAGCATAGTGAGGATATTGAGCAGTTCCACTCTGTGAAATCATCCTGACTCTTTTCCTCTTCCTCCAGCTCGTAAAGTTCACCTCTTACAAGTTGAAGGAATGGGCAGCCTCCTAGTGGTCCTGCTCCTCTGCAGTTTCTACGGTAACGCTGCCAAACAGAACACACAAATCATCCTGTTTAATTACGGTTGAGTGGCTGCgtgtttgtttttatgctgcgaAACACTTCCCTCATGTGGTTTCTGTTCCACAGCGCTCGCAGCTGTAGCCCGAGCCCAGCAGACCGGTAACGCTCTTTTCCTCATAAGTCACACTTTTGATCAGGACGGGTGACATCTGTAAGGCTGTGAACCGCTGGCATGGGTCAGCAGTAGGATGTTTTCCCAGTCTAatcctgttttctttccttgtttCTAGAGAGCACTGAGGCACCTGGAGACTCCCTTTTACCAGCCAGTGAGTAACTTCCTGGTGGGAGATGGCCTCTGACGTCCCCTTTTAAAGTTTCAGCGTGCCACCATTTCGTCATTTATACAGCTCAAACTTTTATCTGCTGTCTCCGCAGGCTGTCGGGAGGAGATGTATCCCTGCACCAGGATGTACTCAGTTCACAGGCCCATCAAGAGATGTCTCGGCAATCTTTGTCTCTACAGGTGATCTGAAAACTCTTAGGAAAATGCTCTTTTATTCGGTCACCAAAATCATTTTTCTGAGTTAAGatgaaaaaaagttcaaaagtTCTTGAAGTCgatgtttctttttgttgtaaACTGCAACGTGAGCTAGTGCAAGAGGTAAGCGCAAACTAAGAGAATCCCTTTAAACAAAGGAGACAAACTGGTCACtacttttcatttcattgtcAAGGACCTCAGGGTAGGAAAAGTAAGTGACCCTTTGCTTCAGCAGGTGTGACCCCTTTCAGCAGCAGTAACTATAACTAGCTGCTGACCAGTCCCGCACATCTGCATGGAATAATTGCATCCCACATCTCTGCACAGAGCAGCTTTAATTCTGGGATCTTGGTGGGTTTCCAAACATTAACTTCTCATTCAGGTCTTCTCACAGCATTTCTTCTGGATTAAGGACAGAGCTTTGAGTTGGGCTTTTAACAGCATTTTGTTGATTTGCTGCACGAGTCCCTTTCTCTTGAGATTCAGCTCACCAATACTTGTCTTATAGTTTTCCTTTGGAATTTGCTGGTATAATTCAGAATTCCTAGCTCCATCTTGATGCCTTGATGTCCTGATCCATACACAGCAAAACAAGCCTTAACCATGATAGCACCACCGCCATGTTTGATAGCTGGGATAATGCgcgtcatttaaagggatagttcgccccttttgacatgaagctgtatgacatcccatattagcaatatcatttatgaacattgacttaccccctgctgcgtcctgtgagccgagttccagctgagttttggcgttgacaaaggtagtccggctagttggctggggccacaaaaataaagcgttttgcttctcaaaacaatatgctttcaaaagagtagcctaatacatttgcatcacaaaatcgttgtccaggaaaaagtcagacctcacaatcgcttggcactattttctctcccttcgtatcactgcatgctgtgtaaactgtgcagaccgaagtgcagaccgagcagtaaacaccgtaacaggtgcggctgtcggcaggtggctgcacgcagtgatacgaagggaaagaaaataatgccaagcgaagtgaggtctgactttttctgttgaacgatttcgtgatgcaaatgtattacccttttcaacgcatattgttttgtgaagcaaaacgctttatttttgtggccccagccaactagccggactaccttcgtcaacgccaaaactcagctggaactcggctcacaggacgcagcaggggtaagtcaaatttaataaagatattgctaatatgggatgtcatacagcttcatgtcaaaagaggcgaactatccctttaaaccaaCAAGTCTCAGCTGTTCTTTTAATAAAACACTGATTGAAAACACCCAACTTTATATCTACTTTGAAATTGGCCTCTAACGCTACAGGCTCACGTACGACcctaattccaaaaaagttgggacgccGTATAAcatgtaattaaaaaaaggatGCAATGATTTGCACATACCACAAACCAATACTTTATTCACTTCAGAACATATGAAACATTTCACTAATTCATGGCAGGAACACATGTCAAAAGAGTTGGGACAGGGCCGTGTTTACCACTTTGGAGCATCCccttttcttttaacaacatctgtaaacatctgggaactgaggagaccagctgctggacctttgggaggggaaagttgtcccattcttgtctgatacaGGATTGTAGCTGCCCAATCGTCCTGGGTCCTCattgttgtattttgtgtttcattattCCTCAGATGTTTTCAGATTGTGAAATTTCGTCATTGCAATTTTAAGTGAAGCAACGTTATTCTGAGATTGCTCCACAATTTGTCAGCAGTCtgttgcagattgctgaacctcaTCTTCTGAGAGCCTGTTTCTCTAAAGTgctctttttaaaagaaaaaacttaaTCGGTGATACTAACAAAATAATGTGAGTTGCAACACGTTCTTCGGCCGTTTCTTTGTAGTGCCACTTCCTTTTCCAGACTTTAGTTTCCCCCGTCCCACGTTTTCGCTGCAATCAAACTCAAGACGAGCTGATATTTTTCGTGAAATAGtgaaaaatgtctcactttcagagctcaatacattttctgttttctattgtgaataagatACTTGCAGAATACAGAACTTACTTGGAGTTGTGCTTTTGCCATAGATGTGACATTTCTAATCATCAAGCGTAATGCatttgtttgtctcttttgcTTATCTGGGTTCTCTTTATTCAGAAGACTTATGTGAACAACAGAAATGGTTTTTAGAACATATTCTTATGCAGTCCAAAGTCAACAAGCGCCGCTTTACACACAACTGGATTTCCTCTAAACTCATTACGTAAGGTACTACTGACGAAGGTCCGTTTTAcgagatttaaataaaaaaatgaataaataaagtgcTCACAGCTGTCAGGCTGACTCCCTACTGCTCTTACGCAATACTCTAAatgttgtgcgtttcatcctgtCGCTGACACAGCCTTCCTCGTGTCTACGTGATAAACAATGAGATCTGTATGAGGACAGTCTGCCCACAGGATGAGTATCTCAAAGGTGAGACACTCTTCATGTAAAAACACGCACTCTGATATAGAGCTACAGAATATATCATGTTTGAGGAACTGTCTGTCTTTTGCACCCAACAGCTGAACTGTGCAGAGAGTTGTCCGGCTGGCCCAAACGTATCGAGAGGTCATCTACTAGGAAACGCTGTCGCAGTCGCCGTGGCAACCCCAAAACTTGGGCAAACAAGGTCTGATGTTGCCCAGAGCGGTGACGTGACAACTAGTGAGGATGATACCTTGGGGCGTCGTAACTCCATAAAACCAGGGGTCTGCACCTGAGGAGGGCGCGCTCTTTATTTCTctttcacacatacatacaagtGCTGAGTCGTATCTGTGTTTATGTATTTGTCTTTTAATTGCGTGTGTGAATATCGTGCTGTTGGACACCGATCGTGTCTTCCTTGGTTTACGATCCATTTAAGGTACTGTAGTAACGGGCTCGTAGTAGCACTGAGTCATTTTATtgtagaaaaaggaaaaagaaaaaaaaaagagccacacTGTTGTGGATTGTAAGGTACTCATTGACAGTCCAATAATACGTGCACTATTGTAGCCATTAAAATAAAAGAGTTTATTTGTTAACGACCCTTCAAAggcttatttttcttttgctccgttgatttaagaaaaaaaaaagaagaaaagcaaaGTCTTGGTTAAGTGTTctctttatatctttctttGCATGTTAGTTTTCTCACACATTTACAGTTTGATTGACAACATTTGGAAGAAATGCATGTAATACAGACAATTACCAAACGAACACTGACAAACACTCCCACAATCTCAGCGTGCGCAGAGGTTGCAGCATCCGTGGTCACACCACCCACCAGTGCACATCAGTCACACCACGTGCGCATGATATCAGTGAAACATAATCCAACTCTTGGTACACGACAATAGCACAACAAAACACTGCAACAAAACACAGACTAGCTTTGTTCCACTTTGCGTTTGTCTGCATCAGAATACCAGAAACAACATTACATCTCAACGTGGAATTGAAGTTCACAGGTAACCTCATTGCAACATGCTGCGGGCGAGgtccgcgacccgatcccccgTCAAATAAAGAATTAAGGGGATGAAACCTTCTCCAAACAGCAAAGAAGCACAGTCTTATTCATTTAGGAGGGAGGTTGCGACCTCCTGATAAACAACCGGTGAGTTAAAgctgtaactcaccggttacaGCTTTAACAGCTGTGCTGAGGGAAGATGATATAACGTGG
This window harbors:
- the mfap5 gene encoding microfibril associated protein 5; translation: MVKNMKSVMGRRRGEEGQEEEEGAGDGRRGKKRRQKIHLTKAVVDDSKSSRKVHLLQVEGMGSLLVVLLLCSFYALAAVARAQQTESTEAPGDSLLPASCREEMYPCTRMYSVHRPIKRCLGNLCLYSLPRVYVINNEICMRTVCPQDEYLKAELCRELSGWPKRIERSSTRKRCRSRRGNPKTWANKV